The Vibrio navarrensis genome has a segment encoding these proteins:
- a CDS encoding low molecular weight protein-tyrosine-phosphatase, with protein MKKLLVVCMGNICRSPTAEAVLRAKAMNLGMEVEIDSAGTIDYHRGSQPDHRSRCAGEKRGYSFQGIRARQVRGEDFAYFDMVLAADKANLNDLLAICPAQYQHKISLFLNHCSCEHDEIPDPYYGGDAGFEQVLDLIEQAADAILEKCKN; from the coding sequence ATGAAAAAACTATTGGTTGTGTGTATGGGAAATATTTGCCGCTCTCCGACGGCTGAAGCGGTACTGCGCGCTAAAGCAATGAATCTGGGTATGGAGGTAGAAATTGATTCAGCGGGGACGATTGACTATCACAGAGGATCGCAGCCAGACCATCGTTCTCGATGCGCTGGAGAGAAAAGAGGCTACTCGTTCCAAGGAATTCGAGCGCGGCAAGTGAGAGGAGAGGATTTTGCGTACTTTGATATGGTCTTGGCGGCAGATAAGGCAAATCTCAACGATCTTTTGGCGATTTGCCCTGCGCAGTACCAGCATAAGATTTCGCTCTTTTTGAACCATTGCTCTTGCGAGCATGATGAGATCCCTGATCCCTACTATGGTGGTGATGCAGGGTTTGAGCAGGTGCTGGATCTGATTGAACAAGCGGCAGATGCCATCTTGGAAAAGTGCAAGAACTAG
- the cobO gene encoding cob(I)yrinic acid a,c-diamide adenosyltransferase — protein sequence MHSEENKESRHKERQQKIKQQVDAKIAAAQEEKGLLLVITGNGKGKSTSGFGTIARAVGHGKKCAVAQFIKGTWDNGERNLLEKLGVEFQVMATGFTWETQNKETDTQAAQQVWQECKRMLKDESLDVLLFDELTYMVSYGYIDLDDVVDALAQRPQMQSVVITGRGAHRTLIEMADTVSEVRNVKHAFESGIKALKGVDW from the coding sequence ATGCACTCGGAAGAGAACAAAGAGAGTCGCCACAAGGAACGACAACAGAAAATTAAACAGCAAGTCGATGCCAAAATCGCCGCCGCCCAGGAAGAAAAAGGCTTGCTACTAGTGATCACAGGCAATGGCAAAGGCAAATCAACCTCTGGTTTTGGGACGATCGCTCGCGCAGTTGGGCACGGCAAAAAATGCGCAGTGGCGCAATTTATTAAAGGAACCTGGGACAATGGCGAACGCAATTTGCTGGAAAAACTAGGCGTTGAGTTTCAAGTCATGGCGACCGGTTTCACTTGGGAAACCCAGAACAAAGAGACGGATACCCAAGCCGCACAGCAAGTTTGGCAAGAGTGCAAGCGCATGCTCAAAGATGAATCACTTGACGTACTTCTTTTTGACGAACTCACCTACATGGTCAGCTATGGTTATATTGATTTAGATGATGTGGTGGATGCGCTAGCACAGCGTCCTCAAATGCAATCGGTGGTAATCACCGGTCGCGGTGCACATCGCACTCTGATCGAAATGGCGGACACTGTCTCTGAAGTGAGAAACGTGAAACACGCTTTCGAATCCGGTATCAAAGCATTGAAAGGGGTTGATTGGTAG